In Nocardioides bizhenqiangii, the DNA window ATGTCTGACCTTAGTCAGAGAACAGGCTGCGGGGAAGCGTGGCCGTGACCGACCTGGGCGAGACCGGCAGCGATGGTCGCCTGGTAGCGGAGGCTCGGCGCCCTCCGCTCGCGGCGGTGGTGAGCCCGGCGAGCGGTGAAGGTGACGACCGGGGTGCCGTCGAGGCTCCGGGTGGTCACCAGCGTCTCGTAGCGCCCGCTGCCGAGCGAGTGGCTGCCGTCACCCGACCGACTGACGATGGTGCGGATCCGGTGCTCGAGGTCGGGGCGGTTGCCCGGCTCGTCGTGCATCTCCTGGGTGATCAGGTCGGCCAGCTGCTGCACGGTGATCAGCCATCCCCGGGCGGCCACCGGGCCCGGAGTCGCGGGGTCGTAGAACGCCATCCCCCCGCCCCAGACGGTCGACATCCCCGCGAAGTAGACGCTGCCGGGCAGCCAGAGGGGCTTGGTGGCGGCCGGTGGGGTGGTGTCGCGGCAGCCGGGATGGGTGCGCGTCCCGCCCTCGGGGCAGCCGCCGCGCAGGTAGCAGCCGAACCTCGCCGCATCGGTGTTCGAGCCGTACGCGGCGTACCACACGGGTCTGGTCGGGGTCATGTCGATCTGTACGAGGCTAGTGTCCCGGACTTGAAATCCGCACCGTATCTCGCGCCCCGAGCACGCACCTCTGCGTTGGCCTCGCTCGGAAGACGCCCAGTCTGCCGTCGCGACGCCGCCTTGCGATGCACGCACTCGGACCACGATCTACGGCACGGATTTCGCGCCCGGGACACTGGCGCCGAAAAAGCACGAGGGCCGGATCCGTGGGAATCCGGCCCGCGTGGGGTCTGGGGTGAGTAACGGGACTTGAACCCGCGACATCCGCGACCACAACGCGGCGCTCTACCAGCTGAGCTATACCCACCATGGGCCTGTCGGCCGGGGACGAGTGTAGTGGTCTCAGGCCGTCCCGGCAGAATCGGCATCCGGCTGCGGGCCGGGGCGATCGGCACCGAGCCCGGTGATCGACCCGCCATGCCGCTGCGCGGCGACCGTGGCGGCATCGCTGTCGGGACCGGGCAGCGGCACGAAGACTGTGTCGCGGTAGTAACGGAGCTCCTCGATGCTCTCCTGGATGTCGGCGAGGGCGCGGTGGTTGCCGCGCTTCGGCGGGGCGCCGAAGTAGGCCCGGGGGTACCACCGCCGGGCGAGCTCCTTGATCGAGCTGACGTCGACGATCCGGTAGTGCAGGAACCCGTCGAGCACCGGCATGTCGCGGGCGACGAAGGCACGGTCGGTCGCCACCGAGTTGCCGGCGAGCGGTGGCCGGCTCTCCGCGGGACAGTGCTCCGCGAGGTAGGCCATCACCTGCTCCTCGGCCTCGGCCAGGGTGACCCCGCCCGCCAGCTCGTCGAGGAGGCCCGAGGTCTCGTGCATGGTGCGCACGAAGTCGATCATCTGGTCGAGGGCCTCGGCAGGCGGCTTGACGACGATGTCGATGCCGTCGCCGAGCACGTTGAGGTCGAAGTCGGTGACCAGGGCCGCGACCTCGATCAGCGCGTCGGCGCGGAGGTCGAGCCCAGTCATCTCGCAGTCGATCCAGACCAGTCGCTCATTCACGGGGGGAACCCTACGCGGTGCGCCTCACCGTCTCCTCAGGCTCGGCTCAGGCCAGTGTCCTACGCTCACGGTCCATGGAAGGCAGGGCGCACGCGTGGCTGGGGCTGATCGCCCGGCTGCTCACCGGTGGCGTCTGGATCGTCGCCGGGGCCCTCAAGGTCACCGACCCGGCGGCCAGCATCGCCGCCGTCCGCGCGTACGAGCTGTTGCCGGGTTCGCTGGTCGAGCCGGTGGGCTACGCCCTCCCCGCCGTCGAGCTCGTCGTCGGCGTCGCCCTCGTCCTCGGGGCGTTCACCCGCGGTGCGGCAGTCGTCTCGGCGCTGCTGTTCGTCGCGTTCATCATCGGGATCGCCTCGGTCTGGGCGCGCGGCATCGAGATCGACTGCGGCTGCTTCGGCGGTGGTGGCCCCAAGGAGGAC includes these proteins:
- a CDS encoding histone deacetylase, which produces MTPTRPVWYAAYGSNTDAARFGCYLRGGCPEGGTRTHPGCRDTTPPAATKPLWLPGSVYFAGMSTVWGGGMAFYDPATPGPVAARGWLITVQQLADLITQEMHDEPGNRPDLEHRIRTIVSRSGDGSHSLGSGRYETLVTTRSLDGTPVVTFTARRAHHRRERRAPSLRYQATIAAGLAQVGHGHASPQPVL
- the orn gene encoding oligoribonuclease, which encodes MTGLDLRADALIEVAALVTDFDLNVLGDGIDIVVKPPAEALDQMIDFVRTMHETSGLLDELAGGVTLAEAEEQVMAYLAEHCPAESRPPLAGNSVATDRAFVARDMPVLDGFLHYRIVDVSSIKELARRWYPRAYFGAPPKRGNHRALADIQESIEELRYYRDTVFVPLPGPDSDAATVAAQRHGGSITGLGADRPGPQPDADSAGTA
- a CDS encoding MauE/DoxX family redox-associated membrane protein, with the translated sequence MEGRAHAWLGLIARLLTGGVWIVAGALKVTDPAASIAAVRAYELLPGSLVEPVGYALPAVELVVGVALVLGAFTRGAAVVSALLFVAFIIGIASVWARGIEIDCGCFGGGGPKEDAASSYPWEIARDVALLIASLYLVVVRRTRLAVDNLLFPTRATGAEVPDPDPVEQGS